The following proteins come from a genomic window of Streptomyces sp. Sge12:
- a CDS encoding amidase: protein MSEAVEAANFAFELGWKLRGLETALAPRGTRGPTAGGPPAPPGRQRFTLVHCPVEGYPGFDDPRYDGLKAAPPQGCAVEDLGGCLGLTCDRPGGRLLDAVAELCAEIRTRHGLLMTGLGIDRLWEWSQDGTDGWGAEIVGQLLLMAAERGPRLGYGVDDLAGFLKEAAGAGSPGR, encoded by the coding sequence GTGAGCGAGGCCGTGGAGGCGGCGAACTTCGCCTTCGAGCTCGGCTGGAAGCTGCGCGGCCTGGAGACGGCCCTGGCCCCGCGCGGGACCCGCGGCCCGACGGCCGGGGGTCCGCCCGCGCCGCCCGGGCGGCAGCGGTTCACGCTGGTGCACTGCCCGGTGGAGGGCTATCCGGGGTTCGACGACCCCCGCTACGACGGGCTCAAGGCGGCTCCGCCGCAGGGCTGCGCGGTGGAGGACCTCGGCGGATGCCTGGGGCTGACGTGCGACCGGCCCGGCGGGCGCCTGCTGGACGCGGTCGCGGAGCTGTGCGCGGAGATCCGTACCCGGCACGGCCTGCTGATGACCGGGCTCGGCATCGACAGGCTGTGGGAGTGGTCGCAGGACGGCACCGACGGCTGGGGTGCCGAGATCGTGGGGCAGTTGCTGCTGATGGCCGCCGAGCGGGGGCCCAGGCTCGGCTACGGCGTGGACGATCTGGCCGGGTTCCTGAAGGAGGCCGCCGGGGCGGGCAGCCCCGGGCGCTGA
- a CDS encoding helix-turn-helix domain-containing protein: MPRKNLDPSSSPRALLGAELRVARERAGMSQAELGERLFVSGSFIGQLEAGTRRMHLEFARQIDEILDTGGFFVRNCEAAAESKYPDHFAEAAEAEARAREIREYAPQLIPGLLQTEAYAREVFQAGHPTATEERIDELVTNRLARAALLNQPTTPLLWCVLDEAVLRRAGDNPAVRVEALRHIASLMRARRIIVQVLPFSAGLHAAMGGAIKLMSFDDAPPLSYAEGMGTGLLFDDPATVAHHTLTYDLLTANALSPRKSLALIESVAEDYEHDQHA; encoded by the coding sequence ATGCCACGAAAGAACCTCGATCCCTCCTCCTCACCCCGCGCCCTCCTGGGCGCGGAACTGCGCGTAGCGCGCGAACGCGCAGGCATGAGCCAGGCCGAACTCGGCGAACGGCTCTTCGTCAGCGGGTCGTTCATCGGCCAGCTCGAAGCGGGCACGCGTCGCATGCACCTGGAGTTCGCCCGCCAGATCGACGAGATCCTCGACACGGGAGGCTTTTTCGTCCGCAACTGCGAGGCGGCGGCCGAGTCGAAGTACCCGGACCACTTCGCGGAGGCAGCCGAAGCAGAGGCTCGGGCGAGGGAAATCCGGGAGTACGCCCCACAGCTGATTCCTGGACTGCTCCAGACAGAGGCTTACGCCCGGGAGGTGTTCCAGGCCGGACATCCGACTGCAACAGAGGAGAGGATCGACGAACTCGTCACGAACCGGCTGGCCCGCGCGGCACTGCTCAACCAGCCAACAACCCCTTTGTTGTGGTGTGTCCTCGACGAGGCGGTGCTGCGCCGCGCGGGGGACAACCCAGCCGTCCGGGTCGAGGCCCTGCGCCACATCGCAAGTCTGATGCGGGCCCGCCGCATCATCGTTCAGGTATTGCCCTTTAGCGCTGGCCTGCATGCGGCCATGGGGGGCGCCATCAAGTTGATGTCGTTTGACGACGCTCCCCCGCTCTCCTACGCCGAAGGCATGGGAACAGGGCTCCTTTTCGACGATCCGGCGACAGTCGCCCATCACACGCTGACCTACGATCTCCTCACGGCCAACGCGCTGTCACCGCGCAAGTCCCTGGCCTTGATCGAGTCCGTGGCGGAGGATTACGAACATGACCAGCACGCCTGA
- a CDS encoding DUF397 domain-containing protein, with translation MTSTPEYDLTTAIWHKSSYSDASGGNCLEMATWRKSTYSGGDGGDCLEVADGHPDLVPVRDSKQPEGPHVIFHAQAWARFVGSLRDRW, from the coding sequence ATGACCAGCACGCCTGAGTACGACCTGACGACGGCCATCTGGCACAAATCCAGCTACAGCGACGCAAGCGGCGGCAACTGCCTGGAGATGGCCACCTGGCGGAAGTCGACGTACAGCGGCGGCGATGGCGGCGACTGCCTCGAAGTGGCCGACGGCCACCCCGACCTCGTCCCCGTCCGGGACTCCAAGCAGCCCGAAGGCCCACACGTGATCTTCCACGCGCAGGCCTGGGCCCGGTTCGTCGGGTCGCTCAGAGACCGTTGGTGA